A genomic stretch from Larimichthys crocea isolate SSNF chromosome XXII, L_crocea_2.0, whole genome shotgun sequence includes:
- the map7d2a gene encoding MAP7 domain-containing protein 2a isoform X2, which produces MAKTVPSSSVITGEKMAAPTFTLLPDKRSPTNGHSSPARNGKTIVENYMKTDDRMRLAKERREERERSLAAREQLIREKEHRARLQYERTVEERWRRLEEQRQKEELRRAAVEEKRRQQLEEERERLEALMKRSLERSLQLEQRTKRWGRGCPTGPGDSENVPLPFSAASTFSHGISSPLPAVSESEPCSPHRSPFCNSLNPGDHNRAGLQGGSQSTPNTPKKQHLHRDRRTASPGCGSPVRRSKSPANITKHLASPTTSKLTSKMRSQSPSNPHQYHYSPTRHCPDVQTAEDKKVEKHCEESKEETAVKKITKNNCVYPSSPAKKNVVNIEISKSRSPKGETSDKHLKGNTSEKNRSLDKKDHMYPKVDSSEKKMQTEDKKKESAPCTSATKVAAGTINAEDATRLLTERRRQARAQKELEDKKRELEKEEGQREKQLSQQQQETKVIQVTEKKQNEEDPQRLKQHEENKGNNEKQEKELETQMDKEKEKNKVQVQEDAERQRQDRELQAQLEEEERQLRKKRIEEIMKRTRKGEADLKEEQMETRPVSPPGEEKPVLTNAKVIEQTVKKVEFVVQEQVTVQDSTKECALAKKEAAAQMDNQKSLVVQNNTHQVTPVHNVSDKRPDTKPVSEEQDNQPKGTEGRAEGKGVEINVNKQQRTNIKAVDQINKEPTKPAADTKVIQKGGGGGGGGGGMMNGAVKGKGSASLSTHIKAEVSKQCVSTADGKAKGGTQVEVIKASVTPVLVKHLSPPVIKLEPLDVKGSGSCDEVQSMDVSPASKEELISIPEFSPVNEVQYSSLSNTRALEDLMDLTGSITYPKLSSEGNIGDCNKNLIEGVVSPMSDSKHIAMSPQSSNKLSIK; this is translated from the exons ATGGCGAAAACAGTCCCATCATCCAGCGTTATAACAG GTGAAAAGATGGCAGCACCAACCTTCACTCTACTTCCTGACAAGAGATCTCCGACAAATGGTCATAGCTCTCCGGCCAGAAATGGAAAAACTA TTGTGGAGAACTACATGAAGACGGATGACAGGATGCGATTAGCCAAAGAGAGAcgtgaggagagggagagaagtcTGG CGGCCAGGGAGCAGCTGATCAGGGAGAAGGAGCACAGAGCTCGGCTACAGTACGAACGCACAGTGGAGGAGCGCTGGAGGCggctggaggagcagaggcagaaagaagaGCTCCGCAGAGCTGCcgtggaggagaagaggaggcagcagctTGAGGAGGAGAGG gagAGGCTGGAGGCCCTGATGAAACGTTCTCTGGAGCGAAGCCTTCAGCTGGAGCAGAGGACCAAACGCTGGGGCAGAGGCTGCCCTACAGGACCAG GTGACAGTGAGAATGTCCCACTCCctttctctgctgcctccaCCTTTTCCCATGGCATTTCCTCCCCCCTTCCTGCTGTCAGCGAATCTG AGCCCTGCAGCCCTCACAGGTCACCTTTCTGCAACTCGCTAAACCCTGGGGATCACAACAGAGCTGGACTTCAGGGAGGCTCCCAGTCCACTCCCAACACCCCCAAG AAACAGCAtctgcacagagacagaagaactGCATCTCCAGGTTGTGGATCCCCTGTGAGAAGATCTAAATCCCCTGCTAATATCACCAAGCATTTGGCTTCCCCTACTACCTCTAA gCTGACATCTAAAATGCGCAGCCAGTCTCCTAGCAATCCACATCAGTACCATTACTCTCCTACAAGACATTGTCCCGATGTACAGACAGCAGAAGACAAGAAGGTGGAAAAACACTGCGAAGAATCCAAAGAGGAGACCGCGGTGAAAAAGATTACCAAAAACAACTGCGTGTATCCATCTTCACCAGCAAAGAAGAATGTGGTCAACATTGAAATCAGTAAAAGCAGATCACCTAAAGGTGAAACTTCTGATAAGCATCTCAAAGGCAACACCTCTGAAAAAAATCGATCCCTAGACAAGAAGGACCACATGTATCCTAAAGTGGATTCCTCAGAGAAGAAGATGCAGACGGAGGACAAGAAAAAAG AATCAGCACCATGCACATCCGCGACGAAGGTGGCAGCTGGCACAATAAATGCGGAGGACGCTACCAGGTTGCTGACAGAGCGTAGGCGTCAGGCTCGAGCTCAGAAAGAACTGGAAGATAAAAAACGGGAGCTTGAGAAAGAAGAAGG GCAAAGGGAAAAGCAGCTGAGCCAGCAACAGCAGGAGACAAAAGTTATACAGGTGACGGAGAAGAAGCAAAATGAAGAAGATCCTCAGAGGCTGAAACAACACgaggaaaacaaaggaaataatgagaaacaagagaaagagCTAGAGACACAGATGGACAAAGAG aaagaaaagaacaaagtcCAGGTTCAAGAGGATGCAGAGCGTCAGCGGCaagacagagagctgcaggcgcaactggaagaggaagagaggcaaCTAAGAAAAAAG AGAATTGAAGAAATCATGAAGAGAACTAGGAAGGGTGAAGCTGATTTAAAG GAGGAGCAGATGGAGACGAGACCAGTCTCGCCACCAG GTGAAGAAAAGCCTGTTCTAACTAATGCTAAGGTGATCGAGCAAACAGTCAAAAAGGTTGAGTTTGTGGTTCAAGAGCAGGTCACAGTGCAGGACAGCACGAAGGAATGTGCCCTGGCGAAGaaggaagcagcagcacagatggACAATCAGAAGAGTTTGGTAGTTCAAAACAACACTCATCAAGTGACACCAGTACACAATGTTTCCGACAAGAGACCGGACACCAAACCAGTCAGCGAAGAGCAGGACAACCAACCTAAAGGCACGGAGGGCAGAGCTGAGGGGAAAGGGgtggaaataaatgtaaataagcAGCAAAGAACAAACATTAAAGCCGTagaccaaataaataaagagccGACAAAGCCGGCAGCAGATACCAAAGTCATCCAAAAGgggggcggtggtggtggtggtggtggtggtatgATGAATGGAGCAGTGAAGGGTAAGGGAAGTGCCTCGCTTAGCACTCATATAAAGGCTGAGGTAAGCAAACAGTGTGTCTCAACAGCTGATGGGAAGGCTAAAGGAGGGACCCAGGTGGAGGTCATTAAAGCCTCTGTCACACCCGTGCTGGTGAAACACTTATCCCCACCAGTCATCAAGCTGGAGCCCCTAGATGTGAAGGGTTCAGGGTCATGTGATGAGGTGCAGTCCATGGATGTCAG TCCAGCTTCAAAGGAGGAACTGATTTCAATCCCAGAGTTCTCACCAGTCAACGAAGTCCAGTACAGCAGTCTAAGCAACACCCGGGCTCTTGAAGATTTAATGGACCTGACAGGCAGCATCACCTACCCTAAACTGTCCTCTGAGGGTAACATTGGTGACTGTAACAAGAACCTCATTGAGGGCGTAGTCAGTCCCATGTCAGACTCAAAACACATAGCGATGTCACCCCAGTCCTCCAATAAACTTAGCATTAAGTAG
- the map7d2a gene encoding MAP7 domain-containing protein 2a isoform X3 has protein sequence MAKTVPSSSVITGEKMAAPTFTLLPDKRSPTNGHSSPARNGKTIVENYMKTDDRMRLAKERREERERSLAAREQLIREKEHRARLQYERTVEERWRRLEEQRQKEELRRAAVEEKRRQQLEEERERLEALMKRSLERSLQLEQRTKRWGRGCPTGPGDSENVPLPFSAASTFSHGISSPLPAVSESEPCSPHRSPFCNSLNPGDHNRAGLQGGSQSTPNTPKHLHRDRRTASPGCGSPVRRSKSPANITKHLASPTTSKLTSKMRSQSPSNPHQYHYSPTRHCPDVQTAEDKKVEKHCEESKEETAVKKITKNNCVYPSSPAKKNVVNIEISKSRSPKGETSDKHLKGNTSEKNRSLDKKDHMYPKVDSSEKKMQTEDKKKESAPCTSATKVAAGTINAEDATRLLTERRRQARAQKELEDKKRELEKEEGQREKQLSQQQQETKVIQVTEKKQNEEDPQRLKQHEENKGNNEKQEKELETQMDKEKEKNKVQVQEDAERQRQDRELQAQLEEEERQLRKKRIEEIMKRTRKGEADLKKEEQMETRPVSPPGEEKPVLTNAKVIEQTVKKVEFVVQEQVTVQDSTKECALAKKEAAAQMDNQKSLVVQNNTHQVTPVHNVSDKRPDTKPVSEEQDNQPKGTEGRAEGKGVEINVNKQQRTNIKAVDQINKEPTKPAADTKVIQKGGGGGGGGGGMMNGAVKGKGSASLSTHIKAEVSKQCVSTADGKAKGGTQVEVIKASVTPVLVKHLSPPVIKLEPLDVKGSGSCDEVQSMDVSPASKEELISIPEFSPVNEVQYSSLSNTRALEDLMDLTGSITYPKLSSEGNIGDCNKNLIEGVVSPMSDSKHIAMSPQSSNKLSIK, from the exons ATGGCGAAAACAGTCCCATCATCCAGCGTTATAACAG GTGAAAAGATGGCAGCACCAACCTTCACTCTACTTCCTGACAAGAGATCTCCGACAAATGGTCATAGCTCTCCGGCCAGAAATGGAAAAACTA TTGTGGAGAACTACATGAAGACGGATGACAGGATGCGATTAGCCAAAGAGAGAcgtgaggagagggagagaagtcTGG CGGCCAGGGAGCAGCTGATCAGGGAGAAGGAGCACAGAGCTCGGCTACAGTACGAACGCACAGTGGAGGAGCGCTGGAGGCggctggaggagcagaggcagaaagaagaGCTCCGCAGAGCTGCcgtggaggagaagaggaggcagcagctTGAGGAGGAGAGG gagAGGCTGGAGGCCCTGATGAAACGTTCTCTGGAGCGAAGCCTTCAGCTGGAGCAGAGGACCAAACGCTGGGGCAGAGGCTGCCCTACAGGACCAG GTGACAGTGAGAATGTCCCACTCCctttctctgctgcctccaCCTTTTCCCATGGCATTTCCTCCCCCCTTCCTGCTGTCAGCGAATCTG AGCCCTGCAGCCCTCACAGGTCACCTTTCTGCAACTCGCTAAACCCTGGGGATCACAACAGAGCTGGACTTCAGGGAGGCTCCCAGTCCACTCCCAACACCCCCAAG CAtctgcacagagacagaagaactGCATCTCCAGGTTGTGGATCCCCTGTGAGAAGATCTAAATCCCCTGCTAATATCACCAAGCATTTGGCTTCCCCTACTACCTCTAA gCTGACATCTAAAATGCGCAGCCAGTCTCCTAGCAATCCACATCAGTACCATTACTCTCCTACAAGACATTGTCCCGATGTACAGACAGCAGAAGACAAGAAGGTGGAAAAACACTGCGAAGAATCCAAAGAGGAGACCGCGGTGAAAAAGATTACCAAAAACAACTGCGTGTATCCATCTTCACCAGCAAAGAAGAATGTGGTCAACATTGAAATCAGTAAAAGCAGATCACCTAAAGGTGAAACTTCTGATAAGCATCTCAAAGGCAACACCTCTGAAAAAAATCGATCCCTAGACAAGAAGGACCACATGTATCCTAAAGTGGATTCCTCAGAGAAGAAGATGCAGACGGAGGACAAGAAAAAAG AATCAGCACCATGCACATCCGCGACGAAGGTGGCAGCTGGCACAATAAATGCGGAGGACGCTACCAGGTTGCTGACAGAGCGTAGGCGTCAGGCTCGAGCTCAGAAAGAACTGGAAGATAAAAAACGGGAGCTTGAGAAAGAAGAAGG GCAAAGGGAAAAGCAGCTGAGCCAGCAACAGCAGGAGACAAAAGTTATACAGGTGACGGAGAAGAAGCAAAATGAAGAAGATCCTCAGAGGCTGAAACAACACgaggaaaacaaaggaaataatgagaaacaagagaaagagCTAGAGACACAGATGGACAAAGAG aaagaaaagaacaaagtcCAGGTTCAAGAGGATGCAGAGCGTCAGCGGCaagacagagagctgcaggcgcaactggaagaggaagagaggcaaCTAAGAAAAAAG AGAATTGAAGAAATCATGAAGAGAACTAGGAAGGGTGAAGCTGATTTAAAG AAGGAGGAGCAGATGGAGACGAGACCAGTCTCGCCACCAG GTGAAGAAAAGCCTGTTCTAACTAATGCTAAGGTGATCGAGCAAACAGTCAAAAAGGTTGAGTTTGTGGTTCAAGAGCAGGTCACAGTGCAGGACAGCACGAAGGAATGTGCCCTGGCGAAGaaggaagcagcagcacagatggACAATCAGAAGAGTTTGGTAGTTCAAAACAACACTCATCAAGTGACACCAGTACACAATGTTTCCGACAAGAGACCGGACACCAAACCAGTCAGCGAAGAGCAGGACAACCAACCTAAAGGCACGGAGGGCAGAGCTGAGGGGAAAGGGgtggaaataaatgtaaataagcAGCAAAGAACAAACATTAAAGCCGTagaccaaataaataaagagccGACAAAGCCGGCAGCAGATACCAAAGTCATCCAAAAGgggggcggtggtggtggtggtggtggtggtatgATGAATGGAGCAGTGAAGGGTAAGGGAAGTGCCTCGCTTAGCACTCATATAAAGGCTGAGGTAAGCAAACAGTGTGTCTCAACAGCTGATGGGAAGGCTAAAGGAGGGACCCAGGTGGAGGTCATTAAAGCCTCTGTCACACCCGTGCTGGTGAAACACTTATCCCCACCAGTCATCAAGCTGGAGCCCCTAGATGTGAAGGGTTCAGGGTCATGTGATGAGGTGCAGTCCATGGATGTCAG TCCAGCTTCAAAGGAGGAACTGATTTCAATCCCAGAGTTCTCACCAGTCAACGAAGTCCAGTACAGCAGTCTAAGCAACACCCGGGCTCTTGAAGATTTAATGGACCTGACAGGCAGCATCACCTACCCTAAACTGTCCTCTGAGGGTAACATTGGTGACTGTAACAAGAACCTCATTGAGGGCGTAGTCAGTCCCATGTCAGACTCAAAACACATAGCGATGTCACCCCAGTCCTCCAATAAACTTAGCATTAAGTAG
- the map7d2a gene encoding MAP7 domain-containing protein 2a isoform X4, with protein sequence MAKTVPSSSVITGEKMAAPTFTLLPDKRSPTNGHSSPARNGKTIVENYMKTDDRMRLAKERREERERSLAAREQLIREKEHRARLQYERTVEERWRRLEEQRQKEELRRAAVEEKRRQQLEEERERLEALMKRSLERSLQLEQRTKRWGRGCPTGPEPCSPHRSPFCNSLNPGDHNRAGLQGGSQSTPNTPKKQHLHRDRRTASPGCGSPVRRSKSPANITKHLASPTTSKLTSKMRSQSPSNPHQYHYSPTRHCPDVQTAEDKKVEKHCEESKEETAVKKITKNNCVYPSSPAKKNVVNIEISKSRSPKGETSDKHLKGNTSEKNRSLDKKDHMYPKVDSSEKKMQTEDKKKESAPCTSATKVAAGTINAEDATRLLTERRRQARAQKELEDKKRELEKEEGQREKQLSQQQQETKVIQVTEKKQNEEDPQRLKQHEENKGNNEKQEKELETQMDKEKEKNKVQVQEDAERQRQDRELQAQLEEEERQLRKKRIEEIMKRTRKGEADLKKEEQMETRPVSPPGEEKPVLTNAKVIEQTVKKVEFVVQEQVTVQDSTKECALAKKEAAAQMDNQKSLVVQNNTHQVTPVHNVSDKRPDTKPVSEEQDNQPKGTEGRAEGKGVEINVNKQQRTNIKAVDQINKEPTKPAADTKVIQKGGGGGGGGGGMMNGAVKGKGSASLSTHIKAEVSKQCVSTADGKAKGGTQVEVIKASVTPVLVKHLSPPVIKLEPLDVKGSGSCDEVQSMDVSPASKEELISIPEFSPVNEVQYSSLSNTRALEDLMDLTGSITYPKLSSEGNIGDCNKNLIEGVVSPMSDSKHIAMSPQSSNKLSIK encoded by the exons ATGGCGAAAACAGTCCCATCATCCAGCGTTATAACAG GTGAAAAGATGGCAGCACCAACCTTCACTCTACTTCCTGACAAGAGATCTCCGACAAATGGTCATAGCTCTCCGGCCAGAAATGGAAAAACTA TTGTGGAGAACTACATGAAGACGGATGACAGGATGCGATTAGCCAAAGAGAGAcgtgaggagagggagagaagtcTGG CGGCCAGGGAGCAGCTGATCAGGGAGAAGGAGCACAGAGCTCGGCTACAGTACGAACGCACAGTGGAGGAGCGCTGGAGGCggctggaggagcagaggcagaaagaagaGCTCCGCAGAGCTGCcgtggaggagaagaggaggcagcagctTGAGGAGGAGAGG gagAGGCTGGAGGCCCTGATGAAACGTTCTCTGGAGCGAAGCCTTCAGCTGGAGCAGAGGACCAAACGCTGGGGCAGAGGCTGCCCTACAGGACCAG AGCCCTGCAGCCCTCACAGGTCACCTTTCTGCAACTCGCTAAACCCTGGGGATCACAACAGAGCTGGACTTCAGGGAGGCTCCCAGTCCACTCCCAACACCCCCAAG AAACAGCAtctgcacagagacagaagaactGCATCTCCAGGTTGTGGATCCCCTGTGAGAAGATCTAAATCCCCTGCTAATATCACCAAGCATTTGGCTTCCCCTACTACCTCTAA gCTGACATCTAAAATGCGCAGCCAGTCTCCTAGCAATCCACATCAGTACCATTACTCTCCTACAAGACATTGTCCCGATGTACAGACAGCAGAAGACAAGAAGGTGGAAAAACACTGCGAAGAATCCAAAGAGGAGACCGCGGTGAAAAAGATTACCAAAAACAACTGCGTGTATCCATCTTCACCAGCAAAGAAGAATGTGGTCAACATTGAAATCAGTAAAAGCAGATCACCTAAAGGTGAAACTTCTGATAAGCATCTCAAAGGCAACACCTCTGAAAAAAATCGATCCCTAGACAAGAAGGACCACATGTATCCTAAAGTGGATTCCTCAGAGAAGAAGATGCAGACGGAGGACAAGAAAAAAG AATCAGCACCATGCACATCCGCGACGAAGGTGGCAGCTGGCACAATAAATGCGGAGGACGCTACCAGGTTGCTGACAGAGCGTAGGCGTCAGGCTCGAGCTCAGAAAGAACTGGAAGATAAAAAACGGGAGCTTGAGAAAGAAGAAGG GCAAAGGGAAAAGCAGCTGAGCCAGCAACAGCAGGAGACAAAAGTTATACAGGTGACGGAGAAGAAGCAAAATGAAGAAGATCCTCAGAGGCTGAAACAACACgaggaaaacaaaggaaataatgagaaacaagagaaagagCTAGAGACACAGATGGACAAAGAG aaagaaaagaacaaagtcCAGGTTCAAGAGGATGCAGAGCGTCAGCGGCaagacagagagctgcaggcgcaactggaagaggaagagaggcaaCTAAGAAAAAAG AGAATTGAAGAAATCATGAAGAGAACTAGGAAGGGTGAAGCTGATTTAAAG AAGGAGGAGCAGATGGAGACGAGACCAGTCTCGCCACCAG GTGAAGAAAAGCCTGTTCTAACTAATGCTAAGGTGATCGAGCAAACAGTCAAAAAGGTTGAGTTTGTGGTTCAAGAGCAGGTCACAGTGCAGGACAGCACGAAGGAATGTGCCCTGGCGAAGaaggaagcagcagcacagatggACAATCAGAAGAGTTTGGTAGTTCAAAACAACACTCATCAAGTGACACCAGTACACAATGTTTCCGACAAGAGACCGGACACCAAACCAGTCAGCGAAGAGCAGGACAACCAACCTAAAGGCACGGAGGGCAGAGCTGAGGGGAAAGGGgtggaaataaatgtaaataagcAGCAAAGAACAAACATTAAAGCCGTagaccaaataaataaagagccGACAAAGCCGGCAGCAGATACCAAAGTCATCCAAAAGgggggcggtggtggtggtggtggtggtggtatgATGAATGGAGCAGTGAAGGGTAAGGGAAGTGCCTCGCTTAGCACTCATATAAAGGCTGAGGTAAGCAAACAGTGTGTCTCAACAGCTGATGGGAAGGCTAAAGGAGGGACCCAGGTGGAGGTCATTAAAGCCTCTGTCACACCCGTGCTGGTGAAACACTTATCCCCACCAGTCATCAAGCTGGAGCCCCTAGATGTGAAGGGTTCAGGGTCATGTGATGAGGTGCAGTCCATGGATGTCAG TCCAGCTTCAAAGGAGGAACTGATTTCAATCCCAGAGTTCTCACCAGTCAACGAAGTCCAGTACAGCAGTCTAAGCAACACCCGGGCTCTTGAAGATTTAATGGACCTGACAGGCAGCATCACCTACCCTAAACTGTCCTCTGAGGGTAACATTGGTGACTGTAACAAGAACCTCATTGAGGGCGTAGTCAGTCCCATGTCAGACTCAAAACACATAGCGATGTCACCCCAGTCCTCCAATAAACTTAGCATTAAGTAG
- the map7d2a gene encoding MAP7 domain-containing protein 2a isoform X1, with translation MAKTVPSSSVITGEKMAAPTFTLLPDKRSPTNGHSSPARNGKTIVENYMKTDDRMRLAKERREERERSLAAREQLIREKEHRARLQYERTVEERWRRLEEQRQKEELRRAAVEEKRRQQLEEERERLEALMKRSLERSLQLEQRTKRWGRGCPTGPGDSENVPLPFSAASTFSHGISSPLPAVSESEPCSPHRSPFCNSLNPGDHNRAGLQGGSQSTPNTPKKQHLHRDRRTASPGCGSPVRRSKSPANITKHLASPTTSKLTSKMRSQSPSNPHQYHYSPTRHCPDVQTAEDKKVEKHCEESKEETAVKKITKNNCVYPSSPAKKNVVNIEISKSRSPKGETSDKHLKGNTSEKNRSLDKKDHMYPKVDSSEKKMQTEDKKKESAPCTSATKVAAGTINAEDATRLLTERRRQARAQKELEDKKRELEKEEGQREKQLSQQQQETKVIQVTEKKQNEEDPQRLKQHEENKGNNEKQEKELETQMDKEKEKNKVQVQEDAERQRQDRELQAQLEEEERQLRKKRIEEIMKRTRKGEADLKKEEQMETRPVSPPGEEKPVLTNAKVIEQTVKKVEFVVQEQVTVQDSTKECALAKKEAAAQMDNQKSLVVQNNTHQVTPVHNVSDKRPDTKPVSEEQDNQPKGTEGRAEGKGVEINVNKQQRTNIKAVDQINKEPTKPAADTKVIQKGGGGGGGGGGMMNGAVKGKGSASLSTHIKAEVSKQCVSTADGKAKGGTQVEVIKASVTPVLVKHLSPPVIKLEPLDVKGSGSCDEVQSMDVSPASKEELISIPEFSPVNEVQYSSLSNTRALEDLMDLTGSITYPKLSSEGNIGDCNKNLIEGVVSPMSDSKHIAMSPQSSNKLSIK, from the exons ATGGCGAAAACAGTCCCATCATCCAGCGTTATAACAG GTGAAAAGATGGCAGCACCAACCTTCACTCTACTTCCTGACAAGAGATCTCCGACAAATGGTCATAGCTCTCCGGCCAGAAATGGAAAAACTA TTGTGGAGAACTACATGAAGACGGATGACAGGATGCGATTAGCCAAAGAGAGAcgtgaggagagggagagaagtcTGG CGGCCAGGGAGCAGCTGATCAGGGAGAAGGAGCACAGAGCTCGGCTACAGTACGAACGCACAGTGGAGGAGCGCTGGAGGCggctggaggagcagaggcagaaagaagaGCTCCGCAGAGCTGCcgtggaggagaagaggaggcagcagctTGAGGAGGAGAGG gagAGGCTGGAGGCCCTGATGAAACGTTCTCTGGAGCGAAGCCTTCAGCTGGAGCAGAGGACCAAACGCTGGGGCAGAGGCTGCCCTACAGGACCAG GTGACAGTGAGAATGTCCCACTCCctttctctgctgcctccaCCTTTTCCCATGGCATTTCCTCCCCCCTTCCTGCTGTCAGCGAATCTG AGCCCTGCAGCCCTCACAGGTCACCTTTCTGCAACTCGCTAAACCCTGGGGATCACAACAGAGCTGGACTTCAGGGAGGCTCCCAGTCCACTCCCAACACCCCCAAG AAACAGCAtctgcacagagacagaagaactGCATCTCCAGGTTGTGGATCCCCTGTGAGAAGATCTAAATCCCCTGCTAATATCACCAAGCATTTGGCTTCCCCTACTACCTCTAA gCTGACATCTAAAATGCGCAGCCAGTCTCCTAGCAATCCACATCAGTACCATTACTCTCCTACAAGACATTGTCCCGATGTACAGACAGCAGAAGACAAGAAGGTGGAAAAACACTGCGAAGAATCCAAAGAGGAGACCGCGGTGAAAAAGATTACCAAAAACAACTGCGTGTATCCATCTTCACCAGCAAAGAAGAATGTGGTCAACATTGAAATCAGTAAAAGCAGATCACCTAAAGGTGAAACTTCTGATAAGCATCTCAAAGGCAACACCTCTGAAAAAAATCGATCCCTAGACAAGAAGGACCACATGTATCCTAAAGTGGATTCCTCAGAGAAGAAGATGCAGACGGAGGACAAGAAAAAAG AATCAGCACCATGCACATCCGCGACGAAGGTGGCAGCTGGCACAATAAATGCGGAGGACGCTACCAGGTTGCTGACAGAGCGTAGGCGTCAGGCTCGAGCTCAGAAAGAACTGGAAGATAAAAAACGGGAGCTTGAGAAAGAAGAAGG GCAAAGGGAAAAGCAGCTGAGCCAGCAACAGCAGGAGACAAAAGTTATACAGGTGACGGAGAAGAAGCAAAATGAAGAAGATCCTCAGAGGCTGAAACAACACgaggaaaacaaaggaaataatgagaaacaagagaaagagCTAGAGACACAGATGGACAAAGAG aaagaaaagaacaaagtcCAGGTTCAAGAGGATGCAGAGCGTCAGCGGCaagacagagagctgcaggcgcaactggaagaggaagagaggcaaCTAAGAAAAAAG AGAATTGAAGAAATCATGAAGAGAACTAGGAAGGGTGAAGCTGATTTAAAG AAGGAGGAGCAGATGGAGACGAGACCAGTCTCGCCACCAG GTGAAGAAAAGCCTGTTCTAACTAATGCTAAGGTGATCGAGCAAACAGTCAAAAAGGTTGAGTTTGTGGTTCAAGAGCAGGTCACAGTGCAGGACAGCACGAAGGAATGTGCCCTGGCGAAGaaggaagcagcagcacagatggACAATCAGAAGAGTTTGGTAGTTCAAAACAACACTCATCAAGTGACACCAGTACACAATGTTTCCGACAAGAGACCGGACACCAAACCAGTCAGCGAAGAGCAGGACAACCAACCTAAAGGCACGGAGGGCAGAGCTGAGGGGAAAGGGgtggaaataaatgtaaataagcAGCAAAGAACAAACATTAAAGCCGTagaccaaataaataaagagccGACAAAGCCGGCAGCAGATACCAAAGTCATCCAAAAGgggggcggtggtggtggtggtggtggtggtatgATGAATGGAGCAGTGAAGGGTAAGGGAAGTGCCTCGCTTAGCACTCATATAAAGGCTGAGGTAAGCAAACAGTGTGTCTCAACAGCTGATGGGAAGGCTAAAGGAGGGACCCAGGTGGAGGTCATTAAAGCCTCTGTCACACCCGTGCTGGTGAAACACTTATCCCCACCAGTCATCAAGCTGGAGCCCCTAGATGTGAAGGGTTCAGGGTCATGTGATGAGGTGCAGTCCATGGATGTCAG TCCAGCTTCAAAGGAGGAACTGATTTCAATCCCAGAGTTCTCACCAGTCAACGAAGTCCAGTACAGCAGTCTAAGCAACACCCGGGCTCTTGAAGATTTAATGGACCTGACAGGCAGCATCACCTACCCTAAACTGTCCTCTGAGGGTAACATTGGTGACTGTAACAAGAACCTCATTGAGGGCGTAGTCAGTCCCATGTCAGACTCAAAACACATAGCGATGTCACCCCAGTCCTCCAATAAACTTAGCATTAAGTAG